ctacattactctgctctcctcaccTGTGTGAGAACgctctggcacactatggctgccgtcgcatcatataggtggatgctgcacattggtggtggtggtggtggaggggagtccccattacctgtaaagtgctttgaagtggagtgtccagaaaagcactatataagtgtaagcaattattataaaaaaaacttgcagaatAGACTTTTTGAGTTGAGCCAGAGAAAATGCATTCTTAGCACCACCTTGAGGAAATATTGACACATTGCAACTCCCCTCAGTGCTGCCACCACAGAAAAAACAATGCTAATTTTGTGAACAATTGAGACGATTAGAATAGATTTGGAAAATTATTTATTCACCTATTCATCTTATTCAGGACTTTGTAAATGATTTACACTTCTACTGAAGGTCTAAACTGCCCTGGGAGttcaaaaaacaatataaacttTAAATTTGTGAATGGTAAAGTAAATAAACTGTGAATCCTTGGACAATTATACATTAATTGCAAACAAAATACTCATCATTCCAACACAGAAATTTTTTTTGTGCTCGactgaaaaaaattcaaattgcCGAGCAAAGCCAAATTAGGAAGATAGCCGAGGACACACACTTAAAGAATAATGGAGATGATACAATGTttagttttgggtttttttattGTACTGGAGGAGAATGACCCAGTctaaaacataagaaaattaaagatgtgcaaaaaaataaaaggtacaTAGTGCTTAAAAGTGGAAAGTACACAGCTCAATGCACTGAGAACATAGTTGGCCACTACGTTTCAAGAGCTAGGTTTTACCTTGACTCCATAAATACTGGAATTTTTAAGAATCTGAATAGGCTTAATGGTCCTTAGTAGTACTGTTATTCTACAATGGTCAATATCTTTGTTCCCAAGACAATGATGTTTCTAAGACAATGATGGAACAAGCTTAGACAATCTTTTTGAATTCATCATACAGGACAAGTACAAAGGCACCCCCCATGCCTCGAAGAACATTGGACCATGCACCTTTGAAGAAAGCTCTTCCACCTTCATCTTTTGCAATTTTCTTCCAGCAGTCAATGGTTCCAGTGTACATGATATCCGCTGTGAACAAAAAAGGAACAGGAATGAAAATACATATGCATTCAGAAGCATAATACTGATCTGACTTATCAGAAAATAGTTTTGATATAACTTAGGAATAGTGCAGCTTTTGAAGTACAAAGGCTGAATATCGAGAAGAATTCGTCCAGTACTCAAATCTGAAGTGTATCACACCACTCTGTATACTCACTTTTTCCgccaagagaaaaataaaacctgtgGAATTCAAATGAGCTTCCTATACATGGGTGTAATGATTCTACATGAAGAGGATGAACTTCACTTGTGCAAAAAAGTAAAACGTGTTTGATTTTTGGGTTGAAAACCATTACCGTTTTTGAGGGAAACTGATCGCGTCCAAGGTACAGTTTTGTTCTTTGTCGAAGAAGAAAAAGACGAAGATATCACATTGGCCCCACAAATCAAGAAAGAGAGAAGCAAAACAGCACCACTCTCTCAGCAGTCCAAAGGTATGCATCTCCGATCTTGGAAAGCTACAGTGTCTTCTAGTTTAATTCCAGTTGAGCTCTAAATAACTTAATAGGATCAATCAATTGCTTAACTACGAAGAGCTAACACGCTTTCAAGATTTCACTCACTGACCTTTTGTGGCTGCCAATAAAACCTGCAGGACCACTGCTCTCCAGGATTCACTATGCAATCAGCTTTTTTCCCATATAGGTAATTTGTCACCGGTGACTCTTTCACAGCATACAGCTATTGAACAGGGATGTGCACGGCATAGTTTCGCTAACATGCCAAGTATCATTGCCCTACCTTGTGTTCACCTATATGGCTTTGATGAATGAAAATATATAAAGTGAAATTGCAGAAGGATTGATGGCAAACATGTCAAACACTCCCCAGTAATATatgatttagaaaatgaatgtagTAAGGACAAACACTGTTCTTAACGATTACTAGGTATCTATGGCATAATTAACTTGAGAAGCATATTCTCTTTAGCCAGACCTGATGATTCTCACAAAGCCACACAATCTTGGAATTTTTACCTCCTTTACGTCCAGACTGCATCATCATACGACGGCGCACAGTATCGAAGGGGTAAGACATCACGCCAGCCACTGCAGTCACAGTCTGGGCGATCATCCAGCTCACCACAATGTGAGTGTTCTTGGGGTCAGGGAGCATACCTGAAAGAAAGATGATCTTCTTCATAGAAAACATCCAGTTGGATTTACATTTTCAGTGCATTTTACTTCTGTGTTGCACACTAACCTAAGATTTATGCTGAGGGAAAATgcctcattctgtaaagaactAAATTCCTTGGAAGCCTATTCAATTACACTGAAATGATGTGAGCTCCTCTCAGGGCCTGTTCACAGCAAAAAGTAATCAGCGAAGGCTTTATGTATGTATGTGATATCTACTCTATAGAAGTCATAGAGTGAATTAATTGTATGTAGGAAGTACTGTGCTCCAATGAAAGGTGATAGGAAGTAAACTACCAGGAGTCCCACAATCAGCACCTGTATCAGATTGCTGCAACACAGAACAACTCTTGAACAACAAGGACACTGCATTGCAAAGTCAAATGAATGTCAaaaccccaccccacccctccATGTACTATAAAATATGTTCTTAGTGAATAAAAAGGGCCCACCACTTAATAGGATAAATCAGATTTGATCACTATATTTCCTGAATAGGTCACAAAAGACAAGGATTTTCATTATCATTTACCTTTAGCTGTATCGTAGATGCCAAAGTAGGCGGCCCTGTAGATGATGATGCCCTGCACCGACACGTTGAAGCCCTGGTACAAGCCCCGAAGGCCGTCCGACCTGAAGATTTTCACGAGGCAGTCGCCCAGCCCGTTGAACTCCCTGCTGGCCCCGGCTTTGCCCACATCCGCAGCCAGACGGGTTCGGGCGAAGTCAAGAGGGTACACGAAGCAGAGAGAGGTGGCCCCAGCGGCGCCCCCCGATGCCAGGTTCCCGGCAAAGTAGCGCCAGAATTGCTTGTGCTTGTCGACTCCCCCCAAAAACACCTGCTTGTACTTGTCCTTGAAGGCGAAGTTCAGGGCCTGCGTGGGGAAGTACCTGATGACGTTCGCCAGGTTGCCACGCCAGAACGAGACGAAGCCCTGCTCCTTGGGGATACGCACCACACAGTCGATGATGCCCTTGTACTGTTTGTCAACAGCAATCTGTTTACTGGCATGTTGCACCTGGAAGGAAAGTCAGGAAAATTATGTCATTTACACTTTGACCCTGACTAGTGTGTTCAGCAAAAAGGGTCATTAAAGAGCGCAAAGATCGTATCTTAAGTAAACCTCATGAAGTACATACGTAAATTCCCCTGTGGAAAAGTGATAGGAATGTTGCTAGTCACCGCGCTCTAAATATTCCATCTGCATCTCCTTGCATGAATAAATGAAACAATTGTTGAAATACCccttcaaaaataaaaccagcagagaacagtttttttttttgctgaaagcATCCTGCTTAAAATGAAGAACTTTTATAAAATATCAGTAACCCTGAAGAAAAATGTCTATTACCACCCTACCTGGGTAAATGCAATAAATACTGGATAATACATTTAACACCCAAAAAATCACAGTAACGAGACACAATTGGTGACTTAATGTAAAGTGAGCAGGGTTGTTATAGTATTTACAAGACATACTTGAGATAACTACGTTTGTATGTATGGAGTATATATAGTCTTACACTTTCTGTTCTTGCCTGAATAGAAGCAATCTGGGAAAAGTACAGCACTCAAGCATACAATACAAAAGTTGAATAAGAAAAAGATGTTCATATTAAAAGAAGTTGTTCTTAAATTGGGATTTGAAACGACAATCTTCAGTTAAAGGTCAGGAGCCACTGGGGCCTTGTCGTAACAGCTTGGCTATAAAATAGTGTTGTACATCGCTTTTGATACTGCTCTTAAAGTCTACGCGTTAGTGAATGCATCGTTAATGATGCAGTTAACGATGAGGATTTTCATCTAGAAACTATTTAGGTAACTGAATTAGACATAGATCACAGTTAATAGGTGCAGATTTGAACACGAGGGAGTCAAGGTTACTCTCATTTCCAGTTATTAACATAAATGATAAAGGCGTACAAAGTCTACCGCGAGCTATGCAATGATCCTAGAATTATGTTAACGGACTGAAAAAGATTTGAAAACGATGCTTTAGCCAGCGGTAATTGGAAGAGGACTTCAATATGGCTGTTCAAGGAGAACGCTGAAGGTTGCTAGAGCCAACTGCATTATGCGACAACTTCTCAAAGCAAAATTAAGTTTTATACAATGCATTAGATCCCTGACCTACAGcaatgtacaaatgtgctattCCAGTGTCTTTGCCCAGTAATCCCTACTCCTCAATTACAATCAACCTTACCTGCAGCAGCAATTTCACTCTCTCTATAGGGGCCACTGCGGTTTTAGATATGGCAGCAGCAACTCCACCAGCGAGGAAATCCTTAGCAAAAGAAATGGCTTGGTCCGCCATGGCAAGCAGCAAATTTGTTTAAACCGTCAGGTAGGCGCGCTTGAAAAAGACAGAGGCCGTAAGACACAGCGATAGCTTTGACCCCGGTACTGCTACACTTCCTCCGCTAGACCCGGACAAAATGGAGGAGCTACGTATTACCGTGATGCTTTGGTACTGGACAGAACATCGCGAGATTTCCCCGGAATTTAGTTCTGATAGGTGCTAAGAgtagaaaaaaatctataaaattgcttatatttaatttctaaaagtaTATACAAATAAACGACTGATGCATCAAATACAAATCGTGACTATTGATATGAGTGGAAACTAATatgtataataatttaaattgcGATTAATTTTGTCAAGCTACGCGAGCTGAGATTTAAATTGTCAGAGAAATAATAATCGAAACTTGTGAAAGGAAAGAGATAAATCACAATGACCATACAAAATAGATAATACGATACTGGCAACAACCTCCACCTACAATGCTCCCATAGGTGGAAAGTGGGAAATAATTTTAGATGAAGAGAGACGCTTAAATGCTGGATGCAGCCGAACTGGGATACTGCACGAATTCCTATTTTCACTTGCTTAACTGACATATAGACAAAAAGTAGTCAGGTGTTAGATAATTTAATGAGACGTGGAATGTAAAATACAAAGAGAGATTAAATGACTGCTTTCATCGCTTacagccacaccaccctgaatacGTCCGACCTCAGAAGCTAAGgagggttgggcctggttagttcTTTGACgtgagaccgcctgggaataccaggtgttGTACGCTTTTTGCACCTAGGAGGCGCTAtgccatcatttaaaaaaacacctgaacacctgaagaaggctccatagcagcaacattgtgtttcctttttcttttcagcatggaataaacccgttacctgttactatttttttttaaactatcacAATTCCACAttcaaatattttgttaatCTCCTCCATCCCTTGTCTACAAAATACAAGATAGAAATTTAGAAAATCCCAAATTTGGGTTGATTacttatttgtaattatttcagTGTGGTATTGCTAAGTTTTATAGCCTTGATTGACTTATAGCAGGGTCGAGTAACTGTAGTCCTTGTGttcatttgttctaaaaaagaaCACGAGTCAGCTGTAAACTGAATGCATGAGTAAAATGTACAGGCACAGTAGCTGACCCCTGAAGCTGCCCAGACCAGAATCGTGAACAAATAATCTCCTGCGTACAAAAAACCCACACTATCGAATTTGCAGAAGAATATTAT
This portion of the Lepisosteus oculatus isolate fLepOcu1 chromosome 15, fLepOcu1.hap2, whole genome shotgun sequence genome encodes:
- the slc25a6 gene encoding ADP/ATP translocase 3, whose translation is MADQAISFAKDFLAGGVAAAISKTAVAPIERVKLLLQVQHASKQIAVDKQYKGIIDCVVRIPKEQGFVSFWRGNLANVIRYFPTQALNFAFKDKYKQVFLGGVDKHKQFWRYFAGNLASGGAAGATSLCFVYPLDFARTRLAADVGKAGASREFNGLGDCLVKIFRSDGLRGLYQGFNVSVQGIIIYRAAYFGIYDTAKGMLPDPKNTHIVVSWMIAQTVTAVAGVMSYPFDTVRRRMMMQSGRKGADIMYTGTIDCWKKIAKDEGGRAFFKGAWSNVLRGMGGAFVLVLYDEFKKIV